The Mycolicibacterium flavescens genome has a segment encoding these proteins:
- a CDS encoding Protein of uncharacterised function (DUF1460) → MNARLAAARIAAAASAAMILFALVGCSDSDKPETPAATSAAPAPSAPPPTAEEPRRELASDPVRIADDLVADERALRDPSSTESLKNAAAQRQQLAYRAIGRHPEWDPIVRPRIPPELGKIYDHNVHARRELGVMSRPKDTLPAWRIVAPTPVDQLMTHYREAESEFGVPWHYLAAINLVETAFGRVAGVSTAGAQGPMQFMPSTFAAFGAGGDIHSPRDSIMAAGRYLSANGFTRDRDYALYRYNNSNNYVRAIHDYAAVMAADPAGFDTYYRWEVYYLSTAGDVLLPVGYAEANPILAVNYLAAAEAPAPDVAISEQNTQILERMLTARNGAAPPELAEVISRAFLGTPYGAHTLAGSVSEPEQLVVELSRVDCFTYADYVEALKRAGNRDEFIAALIDVRYKDGVVAFANRKHFFTDWAAATPAVATDITTSLSNNAIPVQKNLNQKDSGGVYLPGLPVVPRTVSYVPSAQFDSGVVSGLRTGDYIGAYSEDGGLDVTHVGIFVDTPDGPVSRNASSLPGDNKVVDIPLFDYVRTVPGVVVLRPVQ, encoded by the coding sequence ATGAATGCCCGCCTCGCCGCCGCCAGGATCGCTGCCGCCGCGAGCGCCGCGATGATCTTGTTCGCTCTAGTTGGATGCTCGGATTCGGACAAGCCCGAAACACCCGCCGCGACGTCCGCCGCGCCGGCTCCTTCGGCCCCACCACCCACAGCCGAGGAACCGCGCCGAGAATTGGCATCCGATCCGGTGCGCATCGCTGACGACCTGGTCGCCGACGAACGGGCGCTGCGGGATCCGTCGTCGACCGAGTCGTTGAAGAACGCGGCTGCGCAGCGCCAGCAGTTGGCGTATCGAGCCATCGGACGGCACCCCGAGTGGGATCCGATCGTGCGCCCGCGGATTCCGCCGGAGCTGGGGAAGATCTACGACCACAACGTCCACGCGCGGCGTGAACTCGGCGTGATGAGCCGGCCGAAGGACACGCTGCCCGCGTGGCGGATCGTTGCGCCCACGCCGGTGGACCAATTGATGACCCACTACCGCGAGGCGGAATCCGAGTTCGGCGTGCCATGGCATTATCTGGCGGCGATAAATCTCGTCGAGACCGCCTTCGGACGCGTCGCCGGGGTGAGCACGGCAGGTGCGCAGGGACCGATGCAGTTCATGCCCTCGACGTTCGCCGCTTTCGGCGCGGGCGGCGACATTCACTCGCCCCGCGACAGCATCATGGCGGCTGGACGCTATTTGTCCGCCAACGGCTTCACGCGAGATCGCGACTACGCGCTCTACCGCTACAACAACTCGAACAACTACGTGCGGGCCATCCACGACTATGCCGCGGTCATGGCCGCCGACCCTGCCGGCTTCGACACCTATTACCGGTGGGAGGTCTACTACCTGTCCACCGCCGGTGACGTGCTGCTGCCGGTCGGCTACGCCGAGGCCAATCCCATCCTCGCCGTGAATTACCTTGCCGCCGCGGAAGCGCCGGCGCCCGACGTCGCGATCTCCGAGCAGAACACGCAGATCCTCGAGCGGATGCTGACGGCCAGGAACGGCGCGGCGCCACCGGAGCTTGCCGAGGTCATCTCACGCGCGTTTCTCGGAACCCCTTATGGCGCACACACTCTCGCCGGTTCGGTGAGCGAGCCGGAGCAGTTGGTGGTCGAACTGTCGAGGGTCGACTGCTTCACCTATGCCGATTACGTCGAGGCGCTGAAACGGGCGGGTAACCGCGACGAGTTCATCGCCGCACTGATCGATGTCCGGTATAAGGACGGTGTCGTGGCCTTCGCGAACCGCAAGCACTTCTTCACCGACTGGGCGGCGGCCACACCGGCGGTCGCGACTGACATCACAACCAGCCTGAGCAACAACGCGATTCCGGTGCAGAAGAACTTGAACCAGAAAGACTCCGGCGGCGTGTACCTGCCCGGCTTGCCGGTTGTGCCCCGGACGGTGTCCTACGTTCCGAGCGCGCAGTTCGACAGCGGCGTGGTGAGCGGCCTCCGAACCGGTGACTACATCGGAGCGTATTCCGAAGACGGCGGCCTCGACGTCACGCATGTCGGAATCTTCGTCGATACACCGGATGGCCCGGTATCACGCAACGCGTCCTCGCTTCCTGGCGACAACAAGGTGGTCGACATCCCACTGTTCGACTACGTCCGGACCGTTCCTGGAGTGGTGGTTCTGCGGCCGGTTCAATAG
- the htrA gene encoding trypsin-like serine protease with C-terminal PDZ domain codes for MTNTPRYSTDQPSSSATGQPYLPYQAHVPSHLRYEWRHGQPPLYDLKHPAQQADTAPIPRIQLKKSRRGLVVAGAVVCAVVGGGVGAAVVGIDDRTHHPIAAQTPIGAAPLTPRAAAAAPAGTVEEVAARVLPSVVQLKIDLGGEGPSGSGIVLSEDGLILTNNHVVAAVADSDRGVFPSSRRGGPTATVAFSDGRTAPFSVVGADPSGDLAVVRAEGVSGLTPIAIGSSADVKVGEQVVAIGSPLGLQGTVTTGIVSALNRPVFAGGDAGGDVTVLNAIQTDAAVNPGNSGGALVNMRGELIGVNSAIASMGSGSGGQSGSIGLGFAIPSDQAKRVAHELVTTGSASHGALGVKLGREAAKAGGATVAVVDGGPASAAGLPSEAVITKVDNQPIDGPEALVAAICSRAPGENVSVTYVNGSGAAQTAQVTLGEA; via the coding sequence ATGACCAACACTCCGCGGTATTCCACGGACCAGCCCTCAAGTTCGGCTACGGGACAGCCGTATCTGCCATACCAGGCTCACGTCCCGTCACATCTCCGCTACGAATGGCGGCACGGCCAGCCTCCACTCTATGACCTGAAACATCCTGCACAGCAAGCTGATACCGCTCCGATCCCCAGGATCCAGCTGAAGAAGTCTCGTCGCGGGCTCGTCGTCGCCGGCGCTGTCGTATGCGCGGTCGTGGGCGGCGGGGTCGGTGCGGCCGTTGTGGGCATCGACGACCGCACGCACCACCCGATCGCCGCGCAGACACCCATCGGTGCTGCACCCCTCACGCCACGCGCGGCCGCCGCGGCTCCCGCGGGCACCGTCGAGGAGGTGGCGGCCCGGGTGCTGCCGAGCGTCGTCCAGTTGAAGATCGACTTGGGCGGTGAGGGCCCTTCGGGTTCAGGGATCGTGTTGAGCGAGGACGGCCTCATCCTCACCAACAATCATGTCGTGGCTGCCGTGGCCGACAGTGATCGCGGAGTGTTTCCCAGCTCGCGGCGTGGCGGGCCCACGGCAACCGTGGCCTTCTCCGACGGCAGAACCGCACCGTTCAGCGTTGTCGGTGCCGACCCATCGGGCGATCTTGCCGTCGTTCGCGCCGAGGGGGTTTCCGGATTGACGCCCATCGCCATCGGATCCTCGGCGGATGTGAAAGTCGGCGAGCAAGTCGTCGCGATCGGCTCGCCCCTCGGCTTACAGGGAACGGTGACGACGGGCATCGTCAGCGCGCTGAACCGGCCGGTGTTCGCCGGCGGCGATGCGGGTGGAGACGTCACTGTGCTCAACGCCATCCAGACAGATGCTGCAGTGAACCCCGGCAACTCCGGCGGCGCACTGGTGAACATGCGCGGCGAGTTGATCGGCGTGAACTCCGCTATCGCGAGCATGGGCAGCGGCTCCGGCGGCCAGAGCGGTTCTATCGGGCTGGGCTTCGCGATCCCGTCGGATCAGGCCAAGCGTGTCGCCCACGAACTGGTCACGACGGGCTCCGCCAGTCATGGTGCGCTCGGCGTGAAGCTCGGTAGGGAAGCCGCCAAGGCCGGCGGCGCAACCGTCGCCGTCGTCGACGGTGGCCCCGCATCCGCCGCTGGACTGCCGAGCGAAGCAGTGATCACCAAGGTCGACAACCAGCCGATCGACGGCCCTGAAGCGCTCGTGGCGGCGATCTGCTCGCGCGCCCCCGGTGAGAACGTTTCCGTCACCTATGTCAACGGTTCGGGGGCTGCTCAGACCGCACAGGTCACATTGGGCGAAGCGTAG
- a CDS encoding integral membrane protein yields the protein MRFAIALLGVIVALFGLLFTLQGFGVVGGSPMSNTTTWSILGPIIALVGLALAVGGLRRRKP from the coding sequence ATGCGGTTCGCCATCGCCCTACTCGGAGTGATCGTCGCGTTGTTCGGCCTGCTGTTCACGCTCCAAGGCTTCGGCGTGGTCGGCGGCAGCCCGATGAGCAACACCACCACGTGGTCGATCCTCGGCCCGATCATCGCTCTGGTCGGTCTCGCGCTGGCGGTTGGTGGTCTTCGCCGTCGCAAGCCGTGA
- a CDS encoding Protein of uncharacterised function (DUF732): MTTRALTALSIAAVGLLMAAPQAAASPEDDLCRSITSVGYTGDCTTLTTLARDACAQFARGADSTAVAEKLDIATKDETLSNFIVAGARLYLCPEPKQA; this comes from the coding sequence ATGACTACGCGTGCGCTCACAGCGCTTTCGATCGCAGCGGTCGGCCTGCTGATGGCCGCGCCCCAGGCTGCCGCTTCGCCCGAGGACGACCTCTGCCGCAGCATCACCTCGGTGGGTTATACGGGCGACTGCACCACACTGACCACTCTCGCCCGCGACGCGTGCGCTCAGTTCGCGCGCGGTGCCGACTCGACCGCCGTGGCCGAGAAGCTGGACATCGCGACCAAGGACGAGACGCTGTCGAACTTCATCGTGGCCGGGGCGCGGCTGTACCTCTGCCCGGAACCCAAGCAGGCGTGA
- a CDS encoding Phage portal protein, SPP1 Gp6, whose translation MTDTLTMMLQKIEEKAAAYAELERYYSGTQPLAFLSPEAKTALGDRFGRMASNLPRLAVTSLTERLRVTGFTGVDVWDEWLRNDLDQESGVAHREALLLGQSYVIVWADRLGRPLVTVESAKQMSCLRDPGTRRITHALKRWETDTTTEAVLYGPDEIVRYRAQQTGATTSGFRVLESISNPLGVPPVVRLLNSDRILDEGVSEIEDLKPLCDALNKVLADMMVSSEYVGRPRRFATGIELEEAAVLDDDGEPTGDTEAVNPYPDANRMMIAEEPAAKFGQLDAADLNGYEAAVGVLTQQIMAVSALPAHMLGVLTDQPASADALRASEASLTARAEARQQQFGRSWEDVARLIVAVRDGVDPMNVDARVKWADASTRSVAQEADAVTKLFAAGLLPASYALQRLGYTDDEIAQIRTARRTEALDTAGIDLRAIAS comes from the coding sequence GTGACAGACACACTTACCATGATGTTGCAGAAGATTGAAGAGAAGGCAGCAGCCTACGCTGAGCTCGAACGGTACTACTCGGGTACGCAGCCTTTGGCGTTCCTATCGCCGGAGGCGAAAACTGCCCTTGGCGACCGATTCGGGCGAATGGCGTCTAACCTGCCGCGCCTGGCGGTTACATCGCTGACCGAGCGCCTACGCGTGACCGGCTTTACCGGCGTTGATGTTTGGGACGAGTGGTTACGCAATGACCTCGACCAGGAGTCAGGTGTTGCGCACCGCGAGGCGCTATTACTCGGCCAGAGCTACGTAATCGTGTGGGCCGACCGGCTCGGCAGACCCCTTGTCACGGTCGAATCTGCCAAGCAAATGTCATGCCTGCGTGACCCCGGGACCCGCCGCATCACCCACGCGTTGAAGCGTTGGGAAACTGACACAACCACCGAGGCCGTCCTTTACGGACCCGACGAGATAGTCCGCTACCGCGCACAGCAGACCGGCGCCACCACAAGCGGATTCCGTGTTTTGGAGTCCATCTCTAACCCGTTGGGAGTGCCGCCCGTAGTCCGGTTGTTGAACTCTGATCGCATTCTTGACGAAGGCGTCTCCGAAATCGAGGACTTGAAACCGTTGTGCGATGCGCTGAATAAGGTGTTAGCGGACATGATGGTTTCATCCGAATACGTTGGTAGGCCGCGTCGGTTCGCTACCGGCATCGAACTCGAGGAAGCCGCCGTGCTCGATGACGACGGTGAACCGACCGGCGACACCGAGGCGGTCAACCCATACCCCGACGCCAACAGGATGATGATTGCTGAAGAACCTGCCGCCAAGTTTGGCCAACTCGACGCCGCCGATCTGAACGGTTACGAGGCCGCAGTCGGAGTGTTGACTCAGCAGATAATGGCCGTCAGTGCGCTACCGGCCCACATGCTCGGGGTGTTGACGGACCAGCCTGCCAGCGCCGATGCGCTACGTGCGTCCGAGGCGTCGCTCACTGCGAGAGCCGAAGCGCGGCAGCAGCAATTCGGGCGCTCATGGGAGGACGTAGCCCGGTTGATAGTCGCAGTGCGCGATGGCGTCGACCCGATGAACGTTGATGCACGGGTGAAGTGGGCCGACGCATCGACGAGGAGCGTCGCACAGGAGGCTGATGCGGTGACCAAGTTGTTCGCCGCTGGCCTGTTGCCGGCCTCATACGCGTTGCAGCGACTCGGCTACACCGATGACGAGATAGCACAGATTCGCACTGCTCGCCGGACTGAAGCCTTGGACACCGCTGGTATTGACTTACGGGCGATTGCCTCGTGA
- a CDS encoding Uncharacterized conserved protein, which produces MALEGRLQEALAFEAPYVIDRLVRDRVVATRASAEQLFNEAKKYLVLSAATPDKSFDMSSAMVDEAWHAFVLFTAEYTDFSQRYFGSYVHHAPAGERGGPETTILDGGSQEMASFDDFCRRYEVLFGQPLPGIWYDSDNVTPSTRVINDMAQTLTIAAEDHTVHVVDGTGNTVLSVDEMAIEAVEFIVNMHAFYVRELPGDLTAAEKVGLIQPLIRLGVLRLAP; this is translated from the coding sequence GTGGCGCTTGAAGGTCGACTTCAAGAGGCGTTGGCGTTCGAAGCGCCCTACGTGATCGATCGACTTGTCAGGGACCGGGTCGTCGCGACCCGGGCGTCCGCAGAACAGCTCTTCAACGAGGCAAAGAAGTACCTCGTGCTGTCCGCGGCAACCCCTGACAAGTCGTTCGACATGTCTTCGGCGATGGTGGACGAAGCGTGGCACGCGTTCGTGCTCTTCACCGCCGAGTACACCGACTTCAGCCAGCGGTACTTTGGAAGCTACGTCCACCACGCGCCCGCCGGCGAGCGCGGCGGGCCCGAAACGACGATCTTGGACGGCGGCTCCCAAGAGATGGCTTCCTTCGACGACTTCTGCCGGCGATATGAGGTGCTGTTCGGGCAGCCGCTCCCAGGAATCTGGTACGACAGCGACAACGTCACGCCGTCAACCCGGGTCATCAACGATATGGCACAGACGTTGACGATCGCCGCCGAAGATCACACCGTCCACGTTGTGGACGGCACCGGGAACACCGTGCTCTCTGTTGATGAGATGGCAATCGAGGCAGTGGAATTCATCGTCAACATGCACGCGTTCTATGTCCGCGAGCTCCCAGGAGACCTCACCGCGGCCGAGAAGGTCGGCTTGATCCAGCCTCTCATCCGCTTGGGTGTGTTGCGTCTGGCGCCCTAG
- a CDS encoding phage major capsid protein, HK97, translating into MTETTAANPELLQDQVASLLVQPLEAASVVLSSGPRIFDTSGVLRIPKLVSGATVGWVGESGLIPDDADVDFDELTLMPTDRKSIKTILRYSNELVRQSVIGIDAVLRARLVKDVSDALDTALLTGTGSSDSITGLLHQENVTQGGFVPEDPDYLLDAIGLLNAQEVMPNRWFINGSDFIRIRKVKESDTSNKYVLESDLTAGPTYRLFGIPVTVTNKLPEGTAILADMSNVAIARDVAPSVTVLTERYAEYDQVGLRVVTRYDLGLLHPEAVAVLVEPGS; encoded by the coding sequence ATGACTGAAACAACGGCAGCCAATCCTGAGTTGCTACAGGACCAGGTAGCTAGCCTGCTGGTGCAACCCCTCGAAGCCGCGAGCGTCGTACTCTCGAGCGGTCCACGCATTTTCGACACCAGCGGCGTGCTGCGCATCCCAAAATTGGTTAGCGGCGCAACGGTCGGGTGGGTTGGTGAATCCGGCCTAATTCCTGATGACGCCGATGTGGACTTCGACGAGTTGACCTTGATGCCGACCGATAGGAAGAGCATCAAGACGATTCTCCGATACTCCAATGAGCTGGTGCGCCAGTCGGTTATTGGCATCGACGCCGTACTGCGGGCACGGCTGGTCAAGGATGTTTCCGACGCTCTCGACACAGCCCTGCTGACTGGTACCGGCTCGTCTGACTCCATCACCGGCCTGCTGCATCAGGAAAACGTGACCCAAGGCGGATTCGTGCCCGAAGATCCCGACTACTTGCTCGACGCTATCGGGTTGCTCAACGCGCAGGAGGTCATGCCCAACAGGTGGTTCATCAACGGCTCTGACTTCATCAGAATCCGCAAAGTCAAGGAATCCGACACGTCCAACAAATACGTGCTCGAATCCGACCTGACCGCTGGCCCGACCTATCGGCTGTTCGGAATCCCGGTCACCGTGACGAACAAGCTGCCTGAGGGCACGGCGATCCTGGCCGACATGTCGAACGTGGCAATTGCCCGCGACGTGGCACCGTCCGTGACAGTGCTGACCGAACGCTACGCCGAGTACGACCAGGTTGGTTTGCGCGTGGTCACACGGTACGACCTCGGCTTGCTGCATCCCGAAGCGGTAGCTGTCCTGGTGGAGCCGGGTAGCTAA
- the echA8_9 gene encoding enoyl-CoA hydratase/carnithine racemase, whose protein sequence is MEISGTGVATVTMLRADKHNALDHAMFDGLVNAAAQVAGVPSIRAVVLHGDGKSFCSGLDVASFAAQRGGTNVLLNRDADHPANFAQRVTYDWSLVPAPVIAAIHGNCFGGGLQIALGADIRIAAPDARLSIMEIKWGLVPDMGITQTLPRLIPIDVAKELTFTGRIVSGSEASELGLVTHTADDPLAAALILAGEIAQRSPDAVRAAKRLYNETWVSDDAAAALSRESQLQTELLGKPNQIAAVSAGMSGERPVFTDPE, encoded by the coding sequence GTGGAAATCAGCGGCACCGGCGTGGCCACCGTGACGATGCTCCGCGCAGACAAGCACAATGCGCTCGACCACGCCATGTTCGATGGCCTGGTCAACGCCGCTGCGCAGGTGGCCGGTGTCCCTTCGATCCGCGCGGTCGTGCTCCACGGCGACGGTAAGAGCTTCTGCTCAGGCCTCGACGTCGCGAGCTTCGCGGCCCAGCGGGGCGGTACGAACGTTCTGTTGAACCGAGACGCCGATCACCCGGCCAACTTCGCCCAACGCGTGACCTACGACTGGTCGCTGGTGCCGGCGCCCGTCATTGCCGCGATTCACGGCAACTGCTTCGGCGGCGGTCTTCAGATCGCGTTGGGCGCAGACATCCGAATAGCGGCTCCCGACGCGAGGTTGTCCATCATGGAAATCAAGTGGGGCCTCGTTCCCGACATGGGCATCACGCAGACACTGCCCCGGCTGATACCGATCGACGTCGCCAAGGAGTTGACGTTCACCGGTCGCATCGTCTCCGGCAGTGAGGCGTCGGAGCTCGGCTTGGTCACTCACACCGCGGACGATCCGCTCGCCGCCGCGTTGATACTTGCCGGCGAGATCGCGCAGAGGTCTCCGGATGCCGTGCGCGCCGCCAAGCGCCTCTACAACGAGACCTGGGTCAGTGATGACGCCGCGGCGGCGCTGTCGCGTGAATCCCAGTTGCAGACCGAACTGCTTGGCAAGCCCAACCAGATCGCCGCTGTCAGCGCCGGGATGTCGGGGGAGCGGCCCGTCTTCACCGATCCCGAGTAG
- a CDS encoding transcriptional regulator → MSAAAKLFAAQGYARTTLAKIASDAGVSTETVQSQGPKAALLIAAIEYEAFGVAGEDNILNLDVGRSIVAIEDFDEAIDAVIAAQIDVHERAAELATALIGGANADPELDRYLGDLIASVTRQIGRVLKHFGDRGWLRTDVPFEELLETAAVLGSVETFRRVTHRDGWSVEAYRLWCRRLLIETVFRRPV, encoded by the coding sequence GTGTCGGCCGCTGCGAAGCTGTTCGCCGCACAGGGATATGCGCGCACAACGCTGGCCAAGATCGCCTCGGACGCCGGTGTGTCGACGGAGACCGTGCAGTCGCAGGGACCCAAAGCGGCGCTCCTGATCGCGGCGATCGAATACGAGGCGTTCGGCGTGGCCGGTGAGGACAACATCCTCAATCTCGACGTCGGCCGAAGCATCGTCGCGATCGAGGACTTTGACGAGGCCATCGACGCCGTCATCGCCGCACAGATCGACGTGCATGAACGAGCGGCTGAGCTCGCGACGGCGCTCATCGGGGGCGCGAACGCGGACCCGGAGTTGGACCGTTATCTCGGCGACCTGATCGCCAGCGTCACCAGGCAGATCGGGCGGGTCCTCAAGCACTTCGGGGACCGCGGCTGGCTGCGCACCGATGTCCCGTTCGAGGAGCTACTCGAGACGGCGGCAGTGCTCGGCAGCGTCGAGACCTTTCGCCGGGTGACCCACCGGGACGGCTGGAGCGTGGAGGCTTACCGGCTGTGGTGCCGGCGACTGCTCATCGAAACGGTGTTCCGCAGACCCGTATGA
- the bbsG_6 gene encoding acyl-CoA dehydrogenase — protein MAWDFSTEPEFQMKLDWVKQFCEEKVEPLDHIFPYAVRSPDPAVKAYVRELQQEVKDQGLWAIFLDRELGGPGFGQLKLGLLNEVIGRYPGAPHMFGASAPDTGNMEMLAAYGTEEQKERWLKPLLNQDMFSAYSMTEPQGGSDPNLFKTHAVRDGDEWVINGEKWFTSAGRVADILFVMCTNGMFVVPRKTPGVEIMPEPRNHNHIVYRDVRVPHDHLLGPENGAKVLAQRRLGGGRIHHAMRTIAQCNLAFDMMCERVLSRESHGKVISEHQMVQEKIAESYAMIKMLRLFVLETAWKIDNTSTQEARTEIAAVKFTMAKVLREVSFNALHILGSLGTTDLTPIQAMYASAPTMGIADGVDEVHKATVARRVLRDYQPHEGDFPTQFLPYKREQARQKMQPVLDARPELATAAEAYQKYLSGRR, from the coding sequence ATGGCGTGGGATTTCAGCACCGAACCCGAATTTCAAATGAAGCTCGACTGGGTCAAGCAGTTCTGCGAAGAGAAAGTCGAACCGCTCGACCACATCTTCCCGTACGCGGTGCGATCACCCGATCCCGCGGTCAAGGCGTACGTCCGCGAACTCCAGCAGGAGGTCAAGGACCAGGGGTTGTGGGCCATCTTCCTCGACAGAGAGCTCGGCGGACCGGGCTTCGGGCAGCTCAAGCTCGGTCTGCTCAACGAGGTCATCGGCCGCTACCCCGGCGCCCCACACATGTTCGGCGCGTCGGCGCCGGACACCGGCAACATGGAGATGCTCGCCGCATACGGCACCGAGGAACAAAAGGAGCGGTGGCTCAAACCGCTGCTCAACCAGGACATGTTCTCCGCTTACTCGATGACCGAACCGCAAGGCGGCAGCGACCCCAACCTGTTCAAAACCCACGCGGTGCGCGACGGCGACGAATGGGTGATCAATGGCGAGAAGTGGTTCACCTCGGCAGGCCGCGTCGCCGACATCCTGTTCGTGATGTGCACGAACGGGATGTTCGTTGTCCCGCGCAAGACCCCAGGCGTCGAGATCATGCCCGAACCACGCAACCACAACCACATCGTCTACCGCGACGTCCGCGTGCCGCATGACCATCTGCTCGGGCCGGAGAACGGCGCAAAAGTGTTGGCGCAGAGGCGACTCGGTGGCGGACGAATCCATCACGCCATGCGCACGATCGCGCAGTGCAACCTGGCCTTCGACATGATGTGCGAGCGGGTGCTCAGCCGTGAATCGCACGGCAAGGTGATCTCCGAGCACCAGATGGTGCAGGAGAAGATCGCCGAGTCCTACGCGATGATCAAGATGCTGCGCCTGTTCGTCCTGGAGACGGCGTGGAAGATCGACAACACCTCGACCCAGGAGGCCCGCACCGAGATCGCCGCGGTCAAGTTCACGATGGCCAAGGTCCTGCGCGAGGTGTCGTTCAACGCCTTGCACATCCTCGGGTCGCTGGGCACCACCGACCTCACCCCGATCCAGGCGATGTACGCCTCCGCCCCGACGATGGGCATCGCCGACGGTGTCGACGAGGTGCACAAGGCCACCGTGGCTCGCCGCGTGCTGCGCGACTATCAACCGCACGAGGGTGACTTTCCGACGCAGTTCCTGCCCTACAAGCGGGAGCAGGCGCGCCAGAAGATGCAGCCGGTGCTCGATGCCCGCCCGGAATTGGCGACCGCCGCCGAGGCGTATCAGAAATATCTGTCGGGGCGCCGCTGA
- a CDS encoding phage terminase codes for MSAWGVYELFTGGEGSVVCVVAVDERQAGIVFNIARRMVELDEDLSSRCQVFKERLYIPNTDSSFHCLPAEPKRLEGLDYTLAILDEAGVANRDSYEVLTLAQGKREHSTLVCIGTPGPNLDDQVLLDLRNYAADNPDDMSMVWREFSAGGFEDHPVDCQHCWELANPALDDFLHRDAMHALLPPKTREATFRRARLCQFATGTEGGFLPPGVWDDLSTGKPVPDGAEVVVALDGSFSDDTTALLVGTVSAEPHFDTIRVWQRTNGDDSYRVPISEVENEIRQACRRWRVVEIVADPFRWTRTLQALEAEKLPVVEFPHSPSRLTAATGDLYSAAVNGRMSHSGDRQLAEHVAAAVIVEDARGIRLSKASRSRTARKMDLAACLVMTHSRATWRATHRKRKKARSFR; via the coding sequence ATGTCTGCGTGGGGCGTCTACGAACTGTTCACGGGTGGCGAGGGTTCGGTGGTGTGCGTCGTCGCTGTCGACGAACGCCAGGCCGGGATCGTGTTCAACATCGCCCGCCGCATGGTGGAACTCGACGAGGACCTCTCCTCCCGCTGTCAGGTGTTCAAGGAACGGCTCTATATCCCGAACACGGACAGTTCGTTTCACTGCCTACCGGCCGAGCCGAAACGCTTGGAAGGGCTGGACTACACGCTGGCGATTCTCGACGAGGCCGGTGTAGCCAACCGCGACTCATACGAGGTGCTGACGCTGGCGCAGGGGAAACGCGAGCATTCCACTCTGGTCTGCATAGGTACGCCGGGGCCGAACCTAGACGATCAGGTCCTGCTGGATCTTCGGAACTACGCCGCCGACAACCCCGACGACATGTCGATGGTTTGGCGCGAGTTCTCGGCGGGCGGCTTCGAGGATCACCCGGTTGACTGTCAACACTGCTGGGAGCTGGCCAACCCGGCCCTCGACGATTTTTTGCACCGCGACGCGATGCACGCCTTATTACCGCCGAAGACTCGTGAGGCGACGTTTCGGCGGGCTCGGTTGTGTCAGTTCGCCACCGGAACCGAGGGTGGGTTTCTGCCGCCTGGTGTGTGGGACGACCTGAGCACGGGCAAGCCGGTCCCGGACGGGGCGGAGGTCGTCGTTGCCCTTGATGGCTCGTTCAGTGACGACACGACAGCCCTTTTGGTCGGGACGGTTTCGGCCGAACCGCATTTCGACACCATCCGCGTGTGGCAACGCACCAACGGTGATGACTCGTATCGCGTGCCTATCTCCGAGGTTGAAAACGAGATACGACAGGCATGTAGACGCTGGCGCGTGGTCGAGATTGTCGCCGACCCGTTCCGCTGGACCCGCACACTGCAAGCGTTGGAGGCCGAGAAGCTGCCGGTAGTTGAGTTTCCGCACTCGCCGTCGCGGTTGACTGCGGCAACGGGTGACCTTTATAGCGCAGCGGTGAACGGTCGCATGTCGCATTCAGGTGATCGGCAATTGGCCGAACACGTCGCAGCCGCCGTCATCGTGGAGGATGCGCGGGGCATTCGGCTATCGAAAGCGTCCCGGTCGAGAACTGCGAGAAAGATGGATCTGGCCGCGTGCTTGGTCATGACTCACAGTCGCGCTACTTGGCGCGCAACACATCGAAAACGAAAGAAAGCTAGGAGCTTTAGGTGA